CTGGAGCGTGCTGTTGATGAAGTACATCAGCCTTCCATGTCCTCCACCTCTTCCGCCGCCTCCTCCTCGATCTCTTCGCCATCATCCGTGATTAGGACCCTGCCCCACAGCTTCACGAACTGCGTTCGTTCACCTGACAGAATCAGCATAACCTGAATCTGGTGACCGGTTCGATAACCGAGTATCCATATGGTCGACATGGAGCATTAAGTTTATTAAATGTACGAAAAATGTATTTATAAACATTGGATTTACTGAATAATTTGATCGAGTACGCTGTAAAATGTGTAAAATTATCGGGTAAAAGCATCGGCTTATCGATGTGAAAAGTACGTATATAAAATGGCCTGACGAGCAAGTCAGGCGATTGCTCTTAATGAGTAAATCCCAATGTCACCGCAAATTTTAAGGAATAGTAATGGACCTTCTCCAGTCGCTGCGCGCAAAAATAATCAGCTATAAGGAAAGGAAATTTATCAAGGCATTGATAGAAGAGTTGCCAGATGTCTGGCTTTCTGTCACAAAAGAAACCAGTACTGTGCGAGTCTCTAATCCGGGATTCATCCGCCCTGAAGAGTATCCAAGGGCTGTTGTTTCTGACGCTAAAGACAAGAACAACAAAATCTATTTTCTTTTCACTTTTGTGATCGGTGATGTGGATATGGAATGTGCAGAATTTTTGGTGCCCATGTGTTATGAAAAAGTGGGCAACGTTGTTTACGCATACATAGGTGAATCATCAGAACATCTTGTTGTAGATGCCGCAAACTATGAAGAGATTGTTCGCCACATCGTTAATTATGCAGAAAATCAATAGATACCGATTTTAACAGAAGCTAAAGCGTCCACCTAGCTGAAATACCAGCATACGTATCCAGCTCACGGATGAAGTTTTCCGTCCGTAAGCGCTGGTAGCCTTTGGAGTTTTGCTGTATTGCAGCCACAAATGCGGCGTGAATTTCGTATAGGCGGGGCATGATTTGCACTCCTTTCACTATTTTTATATACAGTGTTTTTAAAAGAGTGCAGCACAAAGTGGCTCTGCCTATTGATAATTACTGCTGAACATCCGGCTGTTCGTCCTGAACTGCTTCAGCCATAGCAGCCGCGGCCTCCAGCTGGTGCTGATTCCAGATGCTGTCCACCGGCATCTCCACACGGATGGAGACATACTGATCCGCTGGGATGTCGATTGGGTCACCTTCGTTAAAACCTTCCCGTTCGTTACGGGCGAACTCCGGCGCGCCCGGGTGAGTCCGATGATACGTTTTCACCAGCACTGAACCATCCGGGTTCACTTTGTAATCCAGCCAGATCAACGGCTGGCGATTGCGGTCCTTCGGTATATCAAACCCGCCATCGATACCACCCCACGCCGCATCAGCATTAAGCCCGAGACAGCCCGTGATGAGATAAACGCCTTCCCCCTGGCGCGTTACGGTCACGCCCTCAGATTCATAGTTCGTTTCCGAAGAGCCATCGGCATAAACTTTGACGATTGGGGATGCTGACTTTAACGTGCCATCTGCTGCTTTGGTGGTATTAGAATCGGTGTATACCTTACAGATTTTCCCGTCATACGTTGGAGATGAACTGAGCAACCTCAGGTATAACTCAGGCGGTACATCCAGGCGCGCCGGAAAACAAAACTGGAATGCGGTTGAGGCATCAAAGGGCATGCCCAGCACTGCAGTATTGTTGTCGATGCCGCCCAGCAGCATCTTGGCGTTATAAGCCCCAAACCCTTTGCGATCACCCTGGCTGATGCTCACCAAATTACTGCTGCCCAGTCCAAAAGCACCGACCTCCATCACGTTTCCCGAGGACGTTCCCACATCCCGCTGCGCAGCTGACTTCAGCCCAGAGATGTCCGCAGCGGCCAGGCTAATAGTATCTTTTCTGTTTGCCATGTTGTGCTCCTTATGCCCATATCCGGTACGGGCTGTCAGGGAAAACCCCAAAGGCATCAAACGATGCCAGTTCCAGCGAATCGTCTGTCACGCGCAAATTAGCGTGATATCCGGGCAGGCTGACGTATTTGATAACTTCGTTTTCCTGTCCCGGATTTGTAATTTCGCTGGGTACTGTAATAACGCCAACGACATCCAGACTGATATCAGGGTGATACAAAACACCCTGCTCTTCATCATCCACAAACCCCGCAGCGATTAATTGGATGCGCATTTCAGCAGCGTCGTTAAAACGGAGATATAAGTCTTTCATTAGCGGAGTCCATTAATTTGGTTAGGAGTTAACAGTCGATGCCATATACGGAAATTGCGAATGTGATAAACAAATCTCACAGATAGCGATTGGTTTATATTTCCTATGTAAGAAACGCCCTGAGTAGTACCGTTTGGAGGGCTGGTTTTTGAGTTAGTTGCTCCGCTGTAATAACTGGATATCTTATTTCCTTCCGTCGTATGGACAAATACGCCGTTTCCACCCTGAGGGCAAGGTACACTTATACCTCCGCCATCACGGTATGACTTGATAGTATTGTCATTGACCCACCTACAAATAATGTCATTACTTGGACCCTGAACTTTTACAACCTCGACATAACCCGCAGCGCTTTGCAAATATTTAGGGGAAAACTCAAACGCTAAAGTTCTATTAAATAAACTTGCGAGAGACGGATATCCGCAGTTTTCTTTTGGTATTTGCCATAAATCAACCCCTCTTGTAACTGTAGACTCTGCTGTTGGGATATAGGATGTTGGAAAGGAGCTATCCTCTAATTGCGCGCCCCATACATATAAGCCTGAATTCCCATCACCGGTGTAGCTTGCTGTTACTCCATTGGCCAATTGAAGACGAATAACTGTGCTCTGGCTTGCAGCGGCGGTAAACGCCATCCAGACACGATAGACACCATTACCAATATCCTCGAATCCGCGATCAACATAATCAGCCCCGCCAGCATTACCAGACCATGCTCCTGTTGCCGGGTTAAAGAAGGATTGAGACGTGCTTCCAGATGCTACGCGCAAATATAAATTTCGTGGGCTTGTATGGGCTTTAACAAAAACGGAAAAGCAATAAGTTGTTCCTGCCGTTAAAACAATATTGCGATCCTGTGTGTAGTGCTCCGCTCCAGCAGAATCCTCAATCACTAGCGCCATCGTTTTATCACCACGTGGTGAATTAGCACTATTGTTCGTCGTGGTAACTCTTGAACCCGCCCCCCACTGCTCAGAATAGGAATAAAGGTTCGTAATTTGAGGCTCAATTAAAAGCCCCTCTTTCTCGAAACGAGGTTCATTAATATCCGCGTTTCGCATTATTCCGGATTTATCGATATAAGTTGCGACAGTTGACCGGGTGAATGTTGCAGACTTCGATGATATTTCCACCATCTTTCCGGAAATAGTCAAAGTATCGTAAGGTGCGATACCTTCCATTTTCAAACTATCGTTGAATGGCACCCACACATCCGGGTACGGCGCGGCCTCATAGGGCACAGACGTCAGCAACTGCGCGGCGGCCAGTGATGCTGCGGCACTGCTGGCGCTAGCGGCGGCGTTGGTCTCCGACGTTTTGGCATTCGTCTCAGAGGTTTTCGCGGCGCTCTTTGATGCACTCGCACTGAGCGCGTCGGCAGCAGCCTGGGTTGCGTTGGCCTGAGTAGCACTCGCCAGCAACTGAATCGCACTCAAATCGGAAGCGTTAATGAGATCAGTTATTTTTTTCCATGAGGGTCCAGCTATTGGGCGGCCCGCGGGTGATCCATCAGGGAGCGTAACAGTGATATCACCAGTGCCAGTGTAGAAAGCCTGCCAGTTCGCGTTCTCCTGCAGCACCCGGCGCACTGACTCGGCAGTTTGAGCGGCCAGTGCGGCGGTAATGCGGTTGAGCGTCAGCTGCGGCACTGCAACCCAGGCCAGCCCTGACGTGGTCGGCCCGGTGAATGGATCGGTCAGTGTTAGAGCTGTGTTACTCGCCACGGCGTTAACAAACAGCGTGAAGAATACACCCCCTACTGTTGCGGTAATAACATCACCGGTTTTCAAATCTGAGGTGAAGGCTGTGCCGGTACCGACTACTGCAGTAGAGCCGTTAGTAAGCTTGATTGTGCCTGCGGACATATTTGCTCCATAAAAAAACCCAGCCTGAGCTGGGTTCTGTAAGTCGAATAAAATTGAGGAAAAGAGTACTGTTCTGGCTTAATCGTATGCTGCGGTATTAATGGCGGTGATTGTCCTGCCCGTATTGGTGCCACCTGCACCACTACCCTGGCCGATCTCGTTCGCCTGTGCGTTAATTCTCGTCGTGCTGCCGTTGAACATTGCACCGGTGTAACCCGTAACGCTGATAATGACAGGCTGGCCCTGAACGGTAACTTGATATAAGGCAGAGCCAAGGATCGTAGGGGCGACGGCATAAGAACCATTCAGCGTCTGATCGATGTTAATGCCCCCGCCAGCGCCGACCGTCCCGATGGTCACAAGATCGCTAAGTACCCGGCTTTCATTCGTCAGCACCAGCTTTCCTTGAGCATCCCACACAGCCATGCCCCAGGTGGGCTTTGTTTGCGGGAAGATGGCAAACACGTAAACGGTCAGCGTGTGCGCGTATCCGTTCGGACTCCCGGACCCGGCCCGGATAACCCCGCCGACGCGAGTCGCGGAAACGGTGGCGTAGTTAGATGTCTTGCAGAACACTATCGCCGGATAGCTCGGGTCAATCGGTATGTCAACGTTGGCAACCTGAGCACTGCCGGAAGCCGAAGAGCCAACCGCAACGCGCTGGTAAAGACAAAACGGCGTTGATTGCGGGGTTACAAAGGGGTTTCCATTTTCCAGGGAGATCATTGCACCGTAAGCCATTATGCCCTCTCCATGAACACAATAAGCTCACACTGGGACGCGGCATAGTTACCGATCCCTATTCCTGACGCTGGCGATACGGTGATGGTGTTCCCGGATACCTCAATATGACGGCCAACAGTCGTACCGCCAGCATCAAGCGATATTGCAAAGCCAACTTTCATCCCCGCTGGCACCGTATAGGGCCAGCTACCGGAAGTTTGCCCGGAAGCCAGAGGGATGACTCCAAGCACTGAAACAGGCTTGATCCCGTAGTTGTTTGGACGCCCTGCGGCGTCCCATGTCTGAACACCAAAAGCCATCAGAATACCCCGTCGAGATAACCGATCTGGACCCGCAAAACGCCGTTAGCGTCCTTCACCGAAATTTTCTGGTTTGTCTGCCGCATCGATCCTTGTCCCGCCACCGAACCGTTGTTTTCAAAACTGCCCCCCTTATCCAGTCGCCAGCCAACCGAGCCGGCGACGTAGTTATTCGACTGGATATAGCCTGCAATCATGGCGCTGGTGATCGTTCCTTCCTGGATGAATGCGCTGTTCAGGAAGACCTGGCCCCCGACGATAGCGAACGGCGAGTACATATTTGCGGTTCCGTTGCCGGACAGCATCACGAACTCGTTGGCATTAATCGCTACACGGGTAGTAATGGCACTTCCACTCGCAAGGACTGCAACACTTATCCCGGCGTCATAGTAATTGCCGTTATATTTCACCCCAGCCTTCAGGGTATAAATTGCATTGGCACTTCCCGCATCTGCGTACGCCGTCATCTTCTCGTTAATGGCTGACTGCTGATCAGAAAACTTAGCCGTTACCTGCTGCTGGTATTGTGCAAATGCCTGGTCCGCGCTGGCCTGAGCCTGCTGAATTGTGGTGATGCTGCTGTTAACGCCCTTGAAGTCTGCCGCCACAGTGAGCTTATATTCAGCAAAAGCTTGATCAGCCGTCGCCTGCGCCGTTTTAACTTCATCAATTTCTGCGGCATTATCGGCAAACTGAACAGCAACAAGCTCCCGGAACTGCGCAAATGCCTGATTAGCATCGGCAATCAGGATCTGCGCATTTGAGATTTCCGCATACGCCGCGCCGAACTGCTGGAAGGTAATTTTTGCCCCCTGAATGCCGTACAGGGTGTTCTGCAGGACACCTGCGATGTTGAAGTCGATTTGCTCCGTTAATGCTTTGCCATCCTCCGCCGACAGCACTTCGTCTTTAATGGCGTCCAGGTAATCGCTGGCCTGATCGCTCGACATTCCACGCACCCAGTCGGTGTACCCAGATTCATTACCCGTCCGATCAACCAGCTGCGCGCGGTACCAGAATATCTGTCCTGCCTTAAGGCCCATCTGCTGGTATTTGCGCTGCGGGTAAGGCACATCAGCCAGCAACATGGCATTCTCATCGCTCCCGGTCGGGCTGTACTGGATTTCAGTTTTCAGCGTATCGTCCGTATTGGCCGGGAATCCCCAGTTCAGCTCAATCCCGAAAAGAACATTGTCTGATGCTGTAAACCCTACCGGCTTTGGCGGATTGCCCACTTTCCCCGTCAGCGTTTTCTCTTCTGAATAACCCCATCCGGAGGAAATTTCGGCGGCGTTGATGGCGCGCACGCGCACCAGGTAGCGTCCGGAATAAATCCCCGGCACGTCGAAAGACGTGGTGGAGCTGCGCGGCACGTTGACCCAGTTTCCGTCGTTGCGTCGCCACTGGGCTTCATAGGCGATAGCGTTCTGCGCCTGGTCCCAGCTCACGCGCATGGTTTCGACACTGATATTCTGCTGAACCACCGAGAAAGAGCTGATCACGATGTTAGCTGGCGGCGACTGGTTCCCCGGTGGTATGACACTCACCGGCCGCTGGTCGATAATGGCTCCCGTATCGATGCGGGCATACTTATCCGGATCGTGAGCCGCGCCGGTAACAGTAAACGTTCCGTCGTTATTGTCGCTGATGCTGATCACCCGGTACTGCTGGGCGTATAGTTCGTCGGATTCCGCCACCCAGACGCTCTCTGCCTGCGGCGTCTCGCTGTAGGCGGTGCTGACCGTTACTGCTTTCCCGTTCACTGCCTGGATTGTACGGGCCTGCGATGCACCTGACGGGAGGTTGAGAATGAGGCGGTGACCTGCCTTTGCATCCGGCGCGCGGTCCAGGGTGATCACACGTCCATTCACTGAACTGATGCGCCCTCCGGTGACCTTACCGGACAGCATTTCATCGGCCACGGCGATGATGTAACCGGGTTGAGGAATGTTGCCATCCAGACCGACATCAAACGAAACGACGCGATCCTTGTTGTTGGTGAGAATGCCCCAGCGGCCTTTGCGGTTCGCCTCTGACTGCCGGGTGCAGCCGATGGCCGTCATTTCCAGCTGGTTAAACCCATAGCGCGCCACCAGCGCCTGCTCGAATACCGGTTCCATCGCGTCAGCGTAGGCGTTAGCGGGATCGGACCAGGACACCAGCGCCGTGGTATAACGCGTTTTCGTGGTACTGCTGGCGTAGGTAAAGCGGCCATCAATGACGTTGGCGCGGGTATAGCTGTAATCCACATCCCGGGGCATATCCGCCAGGGCAACAATCTGATCGCCTCCCCAGTAAGTCATACCCCGGAATATGGCCGCAAAGTCACGGAGAACGGTATAGGCGTCGTTCCGGTCCTGAATGTACACGTTGCAGATGTACCGCGGCTCGGTACCGCTGCCGCCCTTCCCGTCCGGTACCGGCTGATCGCAATACTGGGCCACCTGGTACAGCGTCCATTTGTCGATATTCGCCGCGGTGAGCCGGTGACCCAGGCCGAACCGGTCGGAAACCACCAGGTCGTAAAAAATCCACGCCGGGTTATCGGTCCACGCCCACTTAAACGCCCCGGTCCATGTTCCGGTGTAGGTACGGGTTTCCGGGTTGTAGGTGTCAGGTACACGTATCACACGCCCGCGCGGCTCGCAGGAGATCTGCGGGATAGAGCCGTTGAACTGGCTTGAGTCGAATTCGATATACAGCAGCGCGGTGTTCGGGTAGCGCAGTTTGGCATCTATCACCTCGGTGAAGCTCTGCAGCGTCATCGTGTCGCCGATCTTCGCGCTGTTTGCATCAGCGGTAAGCTTGCGCAGGCGAATGGTCCAGGTTTTGCCCGACTGCGGGAGATCGATACGGTGGCTGCGCTCATAGCCGGATGTGGTTTTACCGGTTACGCTGGTATTCAGCACCGTCTGCCAGGTACCGCCGTCGGTCTGCAGGTCAATCGCGTAGTTAACCGAGTTCCCGACCAGATCGCCGTCGTTCTCCTGTTTGAACAGCGAGGGCCACTTCAGGCGAAGGCGAACGGCTGAAAGCTGGGTATTGGTAAAGGTGCGCGTCCAGGCGGTGGTGCTGGAAACTTCGGTGCCCACGCTGATTTCATTTTCAGTACCGGGTATGCCCTGAATGTATTTTTGCGCCTGGGTACCGGGACGAAACTCCCACGTCACGCCGCTGAAGTTTTGCGAGCCGTCTGCGTTCTCAAGCGCCGTGCCATCGAGATAAATATTTTTGCCGGTGAGCTGGCCGGAAAACTCCCCCTCTCCCAGCGCTATCAGAATTTTGGCCTTCGCTACAGACTGGAGATCATCGGGTTGTTCGGTGGGTGTGCGTGATTTAGAGCCACCGCCTTTGCGGCCCCTGATAGCGGTTGCGTTTACCATATTGCGCCCATAAAAAAACCACCCTGAGGTGACCTGAATGAAAGGGTTATTTTTACTGCTGATCTTCGACGTAAATGCCTGCGGAGATGATCGCGCCGCCGATGCGCCGACGTCCGTAAAGCAGGGGAACCGGATAACCCTGTGCTGCGGTGTTCGTTACCCCGCCGAACGCATAAGAGGCGCGGTTATCGGCATCTTGTTTGCTGGCAAGGCCAGTTGGTTGAGGGGAAAGCATCTGGACTACTCCACCGAGCATCATGGCTGCACCTAATTTTGCGGCACCGTAGCCCACTGCTGAGAGCGTTCCGCCGGAAAGATAACCAACCGCTACGCCAACAACTACGAGCACTGCGCCGAGGATAGTTTGGAGTACACCAGCTTTTTTGCTGCCGATGATTACAGGCACAATTCGAATAACCTCGCCGGTCACCGGGAAGCCAAAGTCGTCTTGTCCGATATTTTTCTTATCTTTAAAAACCGCGTACGTAAGACCCCGAGCTTTACTGGTAATTAAAAACTTTTCGATCCCCTCAATTGTTTTGGTAAGAGAATTTATTGCCTCTGCTGTTGTACGTATTAAGCGATGGTGAACCTTCCCATATGTTTTTCCCAATATTCCGCCGAGTTCAATTCTAGTCATCACCTCAGACATCTTCTTTCTCCATCGGCATAGGGGACGGCCTTCATAGGCCGCTCCCCTGCCACACCACCCGGCATGCGGGTCCGCACCGGGCGGTTCGAGAGATTGAGGTTATGAGAGGCGCGCCAATCCCAGCCTGTCGAACCACGCAATATTCAGCACACGATTCAACTCAAAACGGCTATTACGCCACCAGCGATGAGAGTTACTGGCCACCCTCTGCGCCACCTGCTGGCTCGCCCCCAGTGTCCGCAGCTCTCGATAGATCGTAGGGCCACGCTTCCACTGCCTGAGCTGGATCGCTCTCAGTCGATGTCGTATCCATTCGTCCAGCTTGCGCCAGACTGCCGGTGTTTGCGACAACGTGAAGTAGGCTTTCCAGCCCAAAAGATAAGGCCGAAGATTATCTGCGACCTGTTGCAAGCTACGCCCGCAGGAGCGCCGGGTAAGCCAGCGGATACGCTGCTTGAACTGTTTCTGCGCCTTATAAGAGACCGCGCGCTTGACTTCACTTCGGGCTGACCACAACTCATAGCCCAGAAACTTGCGACCAAACGCGCTCGTCACTGCACTCTTGCTCTCGTTGACGCTCAAGTGCAGCTTTTCGTACAGCCGCCTCAGCAGGGCCATTACCCGCTGCCCCGCCTTCTGACTGCGCACATACACGTTCGCATCGTCGGCATAGCGCACGAAACAATGGCCTCGGCGTTCAAGCTCCCGATCCACTTCGTCCAGCAGCACGTTCGCCAACAACGGCGACAGTGGGCCGCCTTGCGGCGCCCGCAGCGGCTTTTCTCGACCACGCCATTGATCAGCGTTCCCGCATCCAGATAGGCGCGAATCAGCCGGATAACCGCCTGATCCGTAATCCGTTTGCGCAAACGATCCATCAAGATGTCGTGAT
This DNA window, taken from Leclercia adecarboxylata, encodes the following:
- a CDS encoding host specificity protein J — encoded protein: MVNATAIRGRKGGGSKSRTPTEQPDDLQSVAKAKILIALGEGEFSGQLTGKNIYLDGTALENADGSQNFSGVTWEFRPGTQAQKYIQGIPGTENEISVGTEVSSTTAWTRTFTNTQLSAVRLRLKWPSLFKQENDGDLVGNSVNYAIDLQTDGGTWQTVLNTSVTGKTTSGYERSHRIDLPQSGKTWTIRLRKLTADANSAKIGDTMTLQSFTEVIDAKLRYPNTALLYIEFDSSQFNGSIPQISCEPRGRVIRVPDTYNPETRTYTGTWTGAFKWAWTDNPAWIFYDLVVSDRFGLGHRLTAANIDKWTLYQVAQYCDQPVPDGKGGSGTEPRYICNVYIQDRNDAYTVLRDFAAIFRGMTYWGGDQIVALADMPRDVDYSYTRANVIDGRFTYASSTTKTRYTTALVSWSDPANAYADAMEPVFEQALVARYGFNQLEMTAIGCTRQSEANRKGRWGILTNNKDRVVSFDVGLDGNIPQPGYIIAVADEMLSGKVTGGRISSVNGRVITLDRAPDAKAGHRLILNLPSGASQARTIQAVNGKAVTVSTAYSETPQAESVWVAESDELYAQQYRVISISDNNDGTFTVTGAAHDPDKYARIDTGAIIDQRPVSVIPPGNQSPPANIVISSFSVVQQNISVETMRVSWDQAQNAIAYEAQWRRNDGNWVNVPRSSTTSFDVPGIYSGRYLVRVRAINAAEISSGWGYSEEKTLTGKVGNPPKPVGFTASDNVLFGIELNWGFPANTDDTLKTEIQYSPTGSDENAMLLADVPYPQRKYQQMGLKAGQIFWYRAQLVDRTGNESGYTDWVRGMSSDQASDYLDAIKDEVLSAEDGKALTEQIDFNIAGVLQNTLYGIQGAKITFQQFGAAYAEISNAQILIADANQAFAQFRELVAVQFADNAAEIDEVKTAQATADQAFAEYKLTVAADFKGVNSSITTIQQAQASADQAFAQYQQQVTAKFSDQQSAINEKMTAYADAGSANAIYTLKAGVKYNGNYYDAGISVAVLASGSAITTRVAINANEFVMLSGNGTANMYSPFAIVGGQVFLNSAFIQEGTITSAMIAGYIQSNNYVAGSVGWRLDKGGSFENNGSVAGQGSMRQTNQKISVKDANGVLRVQIGYLDGVF
- a CDS encoding phage head spike fiber domain-containing protein, whose amino-acid sequence is MSAGTIKLTNGSTAVVGTGTAFTSDLKTGDVITATVGGVFFTLFVNAVASNTALTLTDPFTGPTTSGLAWVAVPQLTLNRITAALAAQTAESVRRVLQENANWQAFYTGTGDITVTLPDGSPAGRPIAGPSWKKITDLINASDLSAIQLLASATQANATQAAADALSASASKSAAKTSETNAKTSETNAAASASSAAASLAAAQLLTSVPYEAAPYPDVWVPFNDSLKMEGIAPYDTLTISGKMVEISSKSATFTRSTVATYIDKSGIMRNADINEPRFEKEGLLIEPQITNLYSYSEQWGAGSRVTTTNNSANSPRGDKTMALVIEDSAGAEHYTQDRNIVLTAGTTYCFSVFVKAHTSPRNLYLRVASGSTSQSFFNPATGAWSGNAGGADYVDRGFEDIGNGVYRVWMAFTAAASQSTVIRLQLANGVTASYTGDGNSGLYVWGAQLEDSSFPTSYIPTAESTVTRGVDLWQIPKENCGYPSLASLFNRTLAFEFSPKYLQSAAGYVEVVKVQGPSNDIICRWVNDNTIKSYRDGGGISVPCPQGGNGVFVHTTEGNKISSYYSGATNSKTSPPNGTTQGVSYIGNINQSLSVRFVYHIRNFRIWHRLLTPNQINGLR
- a CDS encoding group II intron maturase-specific domain-containing protein, with the protein product MLLDEVDRELERRGHCFVRYADDANVYVRSQKAGQRVMALLRRLYEKLHLSVNESKSAVTSAFGRKFLGYELWSARSEVKRAVSYKAQKQFKQRIRWLTRRSCGRSLQQVADNLRPYLLGWKAYFTLSQTPAVWRKLDEWIRHRLRAIQLRQWKRGPTIYRELRTLGASQQVAQRVASNSHRWWRNSRFELNRVLNIAWFDRLGLARLS
- a CDS encoding tail assembly protein → MSEVMTRIELGGILGKTYGKVHHRLIRTTAEAINSLTKTIEGIEKFLITSKARGLTYAVFKDKKNIGQDDFGFPVTGEVIRIVPVIIGSKKAGVLQTILGAVLVVVGVAVGYLSGGTLSAVGYGAAKLGAAMMLGGVVQMLSPQPTGLASKQDADNRASYAFGGVTNTAAQGYPVPLLYGRRRIGGAIISAGIYVEDQQ